One genomic window of Bartonella sp. JB63 includes the following:
- the ilvC gene encoding ketol-acid reductoisomerase produces the protein MRVYYDSDANVNLIREKKVAIIGYGSQGCAHALNLKDSGVKDIKVALQSGSATVKKAEIDGFEVVNVVDATKWADFIMMAVPDELQADIYKDSIRDYLRDGAVIAFAHGLSIHFGLIEVKKTVDIVMVAPKGPGHTVRSAYQRCVGVPCLIAVEQDSSGNAHDIALSYACNIGGGRAGVIETTFREECETDLFGEQVVLCGGLVELIRAGFETLTEAGYAPEIAYFECLNEVKLIVDLLYEGGIANMNRSISNTAEWGEYISGPRVITSETKAEMKRILKDIQTGKFISDWIQEYKAGAAHFKSMRRLNDIHSIEEVGKKIRAIIPPIKKCN, from the coding sequence ATGCGTGTTTATTATGATAGTGATGCAAACGTTAATTTAATTAGAGAGAAGAAAGTAGCTATTATTGGTTATGGTTCTCAAGGGTGTGCTCATGCATTAAATCTAAAAGATTCTGGTGTTAAAGATATAAAAGTTGCTTTGCAATCAGGATCAGCAACAGTTAAAAAAGCTGAAATAGATGGTTTTGAGGTTGTAAATGTTGTTGATGCAACAAAGTGGGCAGACTTTATTATGATGGCGGTGCCTGATGAATTGCAGGCGGATATTTATAAAGATTCTATTCGTGATTATTTGCGTGATGGTGCAGTAATTGCTTTTGCGCATGGTTTGAGTATTCATTTTGGTTTAATTGAAGTCAAAAAAACAGTTGATATCGTGATGGTTGCACCAAAAGGGCCAGGCCATACAGTACGTAGTGCGTATCAACGTTGTGTTGGTGTACCTTGTTTAATCGCAGTTGAACAGGATAGTTCAGGGAATGCTCATGATATAGCATTATCTTATGCTTGTAATATTGGTGGTGGACGTGCTGGTGTGATTGAAACAACATTTAGAGAAGAATGTGAAACAGATCTATTTGGTGAACAAGTTGTACTTTGTGGCGGACTTGTCGAGCTTATTCGTGCAGGTTTTGAAACACTTACAGAAGCGGGTTATGCACCAGAAATAGCCTATTTTGAATGTTTAAATGAGGTTAAGTTAATTGTTGATCTTCTTTATGAAGGTGGTATTGCGAATATGAATCGTTCAATTTCTAATACAGCTGAATGGGGCGAATATATATCTGGTCCACGTGTGATTACTAGTGAAACTAAGGCTGAAATGAAGCGTATTTTGAAGGATATTCAGACAGGTAAATTTATATCGGATTGGATACAGGAATATAAAGCTGGCGCTGCACACTTTAAAAGTATGCGGCGTTTAAATGATATCCATTCTATTGAAGAAGTTGGTAAAAAAATTCGTGCTATTATACCACCGATTAAAAAGTGCAACTGA
- the kdsA gene encoding 3-deoxy-8-phosphooctulonate synthase, with product MFKPNAIVKVGNVVFSNETPLSLIAGPCQMESRDHAFEMAGRIKTIADQFGIGFVYKSSFDKANRTSLSAIRGIGFEKAIAIFSDLKEEFRCPVLTDVHTEEQCMAVASTVDILQIPAFLCRQTDLLVAAARTRCVINIKKGQFLAPWDMENVLEKVTQSGNPNVMLCERGTSFGYNRLVSDMRSLPIMRSFGVPIIFDATHSVQEPGGRGSSSGGQRQFVEILARAAVSIGIAGIFLETHQDPDNAPSDGLNMIKIDNLYRLLETLIDFDCLAKRAN from the coding sequence ATGTTTAAACCAAATGCCATCGTTAAAGTTGGGAATGTTGTTTTTTCAAATGAAACACCGCTCTCTTTGATTGCAGGTCCTTGCCAGATGGAAAGCCGAGATCATGCTTTTGAAATGGCGGGGCGAATTAAAACAATTGCTGATCAATTTGGTATTGGTTTTGTTTATAAATCTAGTTTCGATAAAGCAAATAGAACATCTTTGAGTGCAATACGTGGTATTGGTTTTGAAAAAGCGATAGCTATTTTTTCTGATCTTAAGGAGGAATTTAGATGTCCGGTACTGACTGATGTGCATACAGAAGAGCAGTGTATGGCAGTTGCTTCAACAGTAGATATTTTGCAAATACCAGCTTTTTTATGTCGTCAAACAGATCTTTTAGTTGCAGCAGCTAGAACGAGATGTGTTATTAATATTAAAAAGGGACAGTTTTTGGCTCCTTGGGATATGGAGAATGTCTTAGAAAAAGTAACCCAAAGCGGTAATCCTAATGTTATGCTTTGTGAACGGGGTACTTCCTTTGGTTATAATCGTTTAGTTTCTGATATGCGTTCATTGCCAATTATGCGTTCATTTGGTGTACCTATTATTTTTGATGCTACGCATTCTGTGCAGGAGCCAGGTGGTAGGGGGAGTTCATCTGGTGGACAACGTCAGTTTGTTGAAATATTAGCACGTGCTGCTGTTTCTATTGGAATAGCAGGTATTTTTTTGGAAACACATCAGGATCCAGATAATGCGCCGTCTGATGGTTTGAATATGATAAAAATTGATAACTTATACAGGTTACTTGAAACTTTGATAGATTTTGATTGTTTGGCAAAAAGAGCAAATTGA
- a CDS encoding CTP synthase: MARYIFITGGVVSSLGKGIAAASLAALLRARGYHVRIRKLDPYLNVDPGTMSPYQHGEVFVTDDGTEADLDLGHYERFTGCSANSQDNITTGRIYRNIIERERRGDYLGATVQVIPHVTDEIKKFITTGNEEFDFILCEIGGTVGDIEAMPFLEAIRQLHNELPRQSAIYVHLTLMPYISSAGELKTKPTQHSVKELRAIGIVPDILLVRTDRPIPEAERYKLSLFCNVHPNAVIQALDVPTIYDVPMAYHKEGLDLQVLSAFGIVCAPEPKMDCWEDITHRIHHPEGEVTIAIVGKYIGLKDAYKSLIEAIMHGGVANKVRVNVEWIEAELFEKEDSASYLEGIHGILVPGAFGVRGAEGKIESIRFARENKIPFLGICFGMQLACIEVARNVANIKNASSSEFCKTKDAVVGLMTEWIKGDVLEKRTASGNLGGTMRLGSFVAELKEDSHISKIYGTTKIYERHRHRYEVNIQYKEKLEECGLIFSGLSPDGMLTETVEYINHPWFIGVQYHPELKSRPFDPHPLFASFIKATIKQSKLQ, encoded by the coding sequence ATGGCACGTTATATTTTTATTACTGGTGGTGTGGTTTCTTCTCTTGGAAAAGGAATTGCAGCAGCATCTTTAGCTGCATTACTTCGGGCTCGTGGGTATCACGTAAGGATCCGCAAGCTTGATCCTTATTTGAATGTTGACCCAGGAACAATGTCACCCTATCAACATGGTGAAGTATTTGTTACTGATGACGGTACAGAAGCAGATCTTGATCTTGGCCATTATGAGCGTTTTACTGGGTGCTCTGCGAATAGCCAAGATAATATTACGACAGGGCGTATTTATCGCAATATCATTGAACGAGAACGGCGTGGCGATTATTTAGGAGCGACTGTCCAGGTTATTCCTCATGTTACAGATGAAATTAAGAAATTTATTACTACAGGCAACGAAGAGTTTGATTTTATTTTATGTGAAATAGGTGGGACTGTTGGTGATATTGAAGCAATGCCTTTTCTTGAAGCAATTCGTCAACTGCATAATGAGTTGCCAAGACAAAGTGCTATTTATGTGCATCTTACATTAATGCCTTATATTTCTTCTGCAGGAGAGTTAAAGACCAAACCGACACAACATTCTGTTAAAGAATTACGTGCAATTGGTATTGTTCCTGATATTCTTTTAGTGCGTACAGATCGGCCTATCCCGGAGGCAGAACGGTACAAATTATCACTTTTTTGTAATGTTCATCCAAATGCGGTTATTCAGGCATTGGATGTTCCAACGATTTATGATGTTCCTATGGCATATCATAAAGAGGGCTTAGATTTACAAGTTCTTTCTGCTTTTGGAATTGTTTGTGCTCCTGAACCAAAAATGGATTGTTGGGAAGATATCACACATCGGATTCATCATCCTGAAGGGGAAGTTACGATTGCAATTGTTGGAAAATATATTGGTTTAAAAGACGCTTATAAATCTCTTATCGAGGCAATTATGCACGGTGGAGTAGCAAATAAAGTGAGAGTTAATGTTGAGTGGATTGAAGCAGAGCTTTTTGAAAAAGAAGATTCTGCATCTTATTTAGAAGGGATACATGGGATTTTAGTTCCTGGAGCTTTTGGTGTGCGTGGTGCAGAAGGTAAAATCGAATCAATTCGATTTGCACGAGAGAATAAGATTCCCTTTTTAGGTATTTGTTTTGGTATGCAATTGGCTTGTATTGAGGTTGCACGCAATGTCGCGAATATTAAAAATGCTTCATCAAGTGAATTTTGCAAAACAAAAGATGCGGTTGTGGGTTTAATGACCGAGTGGATTAAGGGAGATGTTCTTGAAAAGCGCACTGCATCTGGAAATCTTGGTGGCACAATGCGTCTTGGTTCTTTTGTAGCTGAATTAAAAGAAGATAGCCATATCTCGAAAATTTATGGTACCACAAAAATTTATGAGCGACATCGTCACCGTTATGAGGTGAATATTCAGTATAAAGAGAAGCTAGAGGAATGTGGATTAATTTTTTCTGGTCTATCCCCAGATGGTATGTTAACAGAAACAGTAGAATATATAAATCATCCGTGGTTTATAGGTGTTCAATATCATCCAGAATTGAAATCGCGTCCATTTGATCCTCATCCGCTTTTTGCTTCTTTTATTAAGGCCACTATAAAGCAAAGTAAGTTACAATAG
- a CDS encoding peptidyl-prolyl cis-trans isomerase, translating to MLETIRNAVNSWIAKIFLTVLLLCFILLWGLPQLHTINEKELLTSGKSAITVDTYRLALADQSLRLAITSHLGRMFTPDEIQRYKIPVFVLNQLQQDVLFDEQVRKMKINLSKDEIARIIGNDNIFHRDRIFNRDLFLNYLRQLHTNESNFFNYYTKKEKRNQLILASLSGMKAPDIFYKAFATYQEEKRIADYLVIDLKKEEKIADPNQEILEKWFDTHKEKFRAPEYRTVSLFSMTSEEFLKPQDISVNEIQTYYTQNASRFITPEKRTIEELRFSTREAADNAAKKIAGGLSFDVLVKEEKKTLSEITKGPLAENELPSHLASEIFELKKGQISAVINDLQGPVIIRVTHITPSTQIPLEKVENDIRQILAQNHAKTYIRNKYIEIENARLEGTSLTELAKQHKLSLRKITIDKTGKTTEGITLTDLPQKDVLLNAIYQSREDIDMDPLSLPEGGYLWYQVDMIIPARDRILSEVKQNAIVQWKEEEIQRFLDEKAQDVLKQLAKGKSLDSLATELSITKKTTPALRRQDSSKVLGIEGIKALFHGAKDHYGVVKGADTTNRIVYKITTLIIPEDITAHTLLSDVRTNIDMMIREDLKLEMLQVANKEHPIEINNLNYSRIFSTFQ from the coding sequence ATGCTTGAGACTATAAGAAATGCTGTAAATTCTTGGATTGCCAAGATCTTTCTTACCGTTTTGCTTTTATGCTTTATCCTTTTATGGGGTCTACCGCAATTACATACAATAAATGAAAAAGAGCTTCTTACTTCTGGAAAGTCCGCAATAACTGTTGATACCTATCGTCTCGCACTTGCTGATCAAAGTTTACGTTTAGCCATTACTTCTCATCTTGGACGAATGTTTACACCAGATGAAATACAGAGATATAAAATTCCTGTTTTTGTTCTCAATCAGTTGCAACAGGACGTGTTGTTTGATGAACAAGTGCGTAAAATGAAAATTAATCTTTCAAAAGATGAAATAGCCCGTATCATTGGTAATGACAACATTTTTCACCGCGATAGAATCTTTAACCGCGACTTATTTCTCAACTATCTCCGACAATTACATACTAACGAAAGTAATTTTTTTAACTATTATACAAAAAAAGAAAAACGTAATCAGCTTATTTTAGCTTCATTATCTGGCATGAAAGCACCAGATATTTTCTACAAAGCATTTGCTACTTACCAAGAAGAAAAACGTATCGCTGATTATCTTGTTATTGATCTTAAAAAAGAGGAAAAAATAGCTGATCCTAATCAAGAGATATTAGAAAAATGGTTTGACACTCACAAAGAAAAATTTCGTGCTCCAGAATATCGTACTGTCTCTTTATTCTCTATGACATCAGAAGAATTTTTAAAACCACAAGACATCTCAGTAAATGAAATACAGACTTATTATACTCAAAATGCCTCGCGTTTTATTACTCCTGAAAAACGTACAATTGAAGAACTCCGTTTCTCTACACGTGAAGCCGCCGATAATGCAGCAAAAAAAATAGCCGGTGGTTTGAGTTTTGATGTTTTAGTTAAAGAAGAGAAAAAAACTCTCAGTGAGATAACGAAAGGTCCTCTAGCAGAAAATGAGCTTCCTAGTCATTTAGCATCTGAGATTTTTGAACTCAAAAAAGGACAAATTAGTGCTGTCATTAATGATCTACAAGGTCCTGTAATTATTCGCGTTACACATATCACACCTTCAACTCAAATTCCCCTTGAAAAGGTAGAAAATGATATTCGCCAAATACTTGCCCAAAATCATGCTAAAACTTATATACGTAATAAGTATATAGAAATTGAAAATGCCCGTCTTGAAGGTACTTCTCTCACAGAGCTTGCTAAACAACATAAATTGTCATTACGCAAAATTACTATTGATAAAACAGGCAAGACAACTGAAGGAATAACACTCACGGATTTACCTCAAAAAGATGTTTTATTAAATGCCATTTACCAATCACGTGAAGACATTGACATGGATCCACTCTCTCTACCAGAAGGAGGATACCTCTGGTATCAAGTAGATATGATTATTCCTGCCCGTGATAGGATACTTTCAGAAGTTAAACAAAACGCCATTGTTCAATGGAAAGAGGAAGAAATCCAACGTTTTCTTGACGAAAAAGCTCAAGATGTTCTCAAACAACTAGCTAAAGGAAAAAGTCTTGACTCTCTTGCAACTGAGCTTAGTATCACAAAAAAAACCACTCCAGCTCTCCGACGCCAAGATTCATCAAAAGTCCTTGGCATTGAAGGAATTAAAGCACTTTTTCATGGTGCCAAAGATCATTATGGCGTGGTAAAAGGTGCAGACACAACAAATCGTATTGTTTATAAAATAACAACATTAATCATACCTGAGGATATTACAGCTCACACTCTTTTATCTGATGTACGTACTAATATAGACATGATGATAAGAGAAGATTTGAAATTAGAAATGTTACAAGTTGCAAATAAAGAACATCCTATAGAAATTAATAACTTAAATTACAGCCGCATTTTCAGCACTTTTCAATAA
- the secG gene encoding preprotein translocase subunit SecG, whose product MQTVLIVIHFLVVIALVGVVLLQPSEGGGFGGGSSFMSTRGTKSALTRLTTILAICFFAISIGLVVVGNLSNSDSDILNRIPVSSGKNSTKESTSESKSEDQPSIIDQLGGVPASSQQKNDLVTPTSEDPLPPPMGDPISNSKPE is encoded by the coding sequence ATGCAAACAGTACTGATTGTTATTCATTTTTTAGTTGTTATTGCTTTAGTAGGTGTTGTATTGCTTCAACCTTCAGAAGGTGGTGGGTTTGGCGGTGGCTCAAGTTTTATGAGCACTCGTGGTACCAAAAGTGCGTTAACGCGTTTGACGACTATCTTAGCAATTTGTTTTTTTGCGATATCGATTGGGCTTGTTGTGGTTGGAAATTTATCAAATTCTGATTCTGATATTCTCAATCGTATTCCAGTTAGTTCAGGGAAAAATTCAACAAAAGAAAGTACGTCAGAAAGTAAGAGTGAAGATCAGCCTTCTATTATTGATCAATTGGGTGGTGTTCCTGCATCTTCTCAACAAAAAAATGACCTAGTTACACCTACAAGTGAAGATCCACTTCCTCCGCCAATGGGTGATCCAATTTCTAATAGTAAGCCTGAGTAA
- the tpiA gene encoding triose-phosphate isomerase: MAPDIQPLVAGNWKMNGTVESLGELRAIAAGVSSDLGYLFEALICIPATLLSRASDILQSEKLLLGGQNCHFNDSGPYTGDVSAFMLKEAGASYVIIGHSERRIAYHENDAIICAKVQAAWRESLVALVCIGETLEERVNGKVFDILTQQLENSLPDGSTGKNVVIAYEPVWAIGTGKIPTLEDVGKIHSFIREKISFRFGDDGCKIRLLYGGSVTPSNAFELLNISHVNGALIGGASLKAVDFLNICEVYRRL, translated from the coding sequence ATGGCTCCGGATATTCAGCCGTTAGTTGCTGGAAATTGGAAAATGAATGGGACAGTCGAATCTCTCGGAGAGTTACGTGCTATTGCTGCTGGTGTTAGCTCTGATTTAGGCTATTTGTTTGAAGCACTTATTTGTATTCCAGCTACACTTTTATCACGTGCTTCTGATATACTCCAAAGCGAAAAGCTTCTTTTAGGAGGGCAGAACTGCCATTTTAATGATAGTGGTCCTTATACTGGAGATGTTTCGGCATTTATGCTTAAGGAGGCAGGAGCTAGTTATGTTATTATTGGACATTCAGAGCGCCGTATAGCCTATCATGAAAATGATGCTATTATTTGTGCTAAAGTACAAGCTGCATGGCGAGAGAGTCTTGTTGCTCTTGTTTGTATTGGTGAAACGTTAGAAGAGCGCGTAAATGGTAAAGTCTTCGATATACTCACACAACAGCTTGAGAATTCTTTGCCAGATGGTTCAACAGGAAAGAATGTAGTTATCGCTTATGAGCCAGTTTGGGCTATAGGTACAGGAAAAATTCCTACTTTGGAAGATGTTGGGAAAATCCATAGTTTCATTCGTGAGAAGATTAGTTTTCGCTTTGGTGATGATGGGTGTAAAATACGCTTGCTTTATGGCGGATCAGTAACACCATCTAATGCTTTTGAGCTTTTGAATATTTCCCATGTTAATGGTGCTTTGATCGGTGGAGCAAGCTTAAAAGCAGTTGATTTTTTAAATATTTGTGAGGTTTACCGTAGATTATAA
- a CDS encoding amino acid permease has translation MDYKKNLAENHQRKLQRGLDNRHVQLIAIGGAIGTGLFMGSGKTISIAGPSIILVYAIIGCILYFIMRAMGELLLSNTQYRSFIDFSAHLLGPKVGFFIGWTYWLCWIVTGTADIIAIANYAQFWWSELNPWIPVLICIVFFLIFNLVAVKLFGELEFWFGLIKIVAILALIVIGFYMIFIGFTSPNGTLSSLRNVWNNGDIFPRGIAGFFAGFQISIFSFVGIELAGITAAEVKEPEKILPKAINSIPIRIVLFYIFSLIVIMSVTPWNQVASDKSPFVEMFLLVGIPTAAGLVNFIVLISAASSANSGIFSTSRMIYGLATKRGAPSFLGKLSNNYVPANALFFSCLCVLLSYTLLSLSPTTISAFTIITTIAAILFIFVWSIILISYITYRRNYPKQHITSTYKMPGGVFMCWVILAFFIFILFLLTLESDTLIALKYTPLWFVFLGIMYSVFGKKLY, from the coding sequence ATGGACTATAAAAAAAATTTAGCTGAAAATCATCAAAGGAAATTACAACGTGGATTAGATAATCGTCATGTACAACTGATTGCCATTGGTGGTGCTATTGGAACCGGTCTATTCATGGGATCAGGGAAGACAATTAGTATTGCTGGCCCTTCAATTATATTAGTCTATGCTATTATCGGTTGTATTCTTTATTTTATCATGCGTGCTATGGGAGAATTGCTTCTTTCAAATACACAATACCGGTCTTTTATTGATTTTTCAGCTCATCTTCTAGGACCAAAAGTTGGATTCTTTATCGGCTGGACTTATTGGTTGTGTTGGATTGTAACTGGAACAGCAGATATTATTGCGATAGCTAATTATGCACAATTTTGGTGGTCTGAATTGAATCCCTGGATTCCTGTTCTCATCTGTATTGTTTTCTTTTTAATATTTAATCTCGTAGCAGTAAAATTATTTGGTGAACTTGAATTTTGGTTTGGTCTTATCAAAATCGTAGCAATTTTAGCATTAATTGTTATTGGATTTTATATGATTTTTATTGGCTTCACCTCTCCAAATGGCACTCTTTCTTCTCTTCGTAACGTATGGAATAATGGAGATATTTTTCCTCGAGGTATTGCCGGATTCTTTGCTGGATTTCAAATTAGTATTTTTTCTTTCGTTGGTATTGAACTAGCTGGAATAACTGCAGCTGAAGTCAAAGAACCCGAAAAAATTTTGCCAAAAGCAATCAACTCAATTCCTATTCGTATCGTACTCTTTTATATTTTCTCTCTCATTGTAATTATGTCAGTTACACCTTGGAATCAAGTTGCTTCCGATAAAAGCCCATTTGTAGAAATGTTCTTACTAGTCGGTATTCCAACTGCTGCTGGATTAGTTAATTTTATTGTTCTAATATCAGCAGCATCTTCAGCGAATAGTGGCATTTTTTCTACTAGCCGTATGATATATGGTCTTGCCACTAAACGAGGAGCACCTAGTTTTTTAGGAAAACTTTCTAATAATTATGTTCCAGCGAATGCATTATTTTTCTCTTGTTTATGTGTTTTGTTAAGCTATACACTTTTATCATTATCCCCAACTACTATAAGTGCTTTTACAATTATTACTACCATTGCAGCAATTTTATTTATATTCGTATGGTCTATAATTTTAATTAGTTATATTACTTATCGCCGCAACTACCCTAAACAACATATTACTTCTACTTATAAAATGCCAGGCGGTGTTTTTATGTGTTGGGTTATTTTAGCTTTCTTTATCTTTATTCTTTTTTTACTGACACTAGAATCTGATACCTTAATAGCTTTAAAATATACTCCACTATGGTTTGTTTTCTTAGGAATCATGTATTCTGTTTTTGGAAAAAAACTTTATTAA
- a CDS encoding mechanosensitive ion channel family protein, with protein MYSLLKRAFPFFLIFLTNIFSSAFAWGDLESTSQSVEIDKIIQQQGMIIESLVQDIKILQVSLKSKPEDEHVLTKWRLQARDISKKALEGASILRISLNDINEIINQLTILGDNTKNLENEKKEYSNITEQKNKINSALNKLEEIFLAANKIAELTISQSRELFARMLTQRFEFSISMVQDVIEKTKEVFGDFLLLFDSWWKFVLYFKPLQLFFAFFIPFIVTLGLSYFSSKSIAYVKFYFLKKNDEISYLQRLLIALISILLPSFICAIYVYLTLFLFRSLGLYLGILTEVFYTIGHQIILVFLLNRITVILLSPYRAHIRLLNVAPLAAYQLIVCLTLLGMVFALDTIIDSIYRIISVSFSLIIEKSFISVFLMAVLLFIISFVPLQFRRQSTREEAPSWLFCIRIPIIMLGLLLIIIAFLGYIGLARFIMQQVVICSVFLALMYLGVRSACAIGIEGEFIRTSVGRSLVRRFHLEEKTMNRLGIISSIFLNLIVIVFCTVPIVMQFGFSYSDIGTILLQLMTSIQIGSISISLISVVMGIIVFFICLFFSRLFVRWLDITVLVRGEFDSGVRNSIKTVITYGGVAISTLIGLSIAGLNVRNFALIAGGLSLGIGFGLQNIVQNFVSGLIILIGRPFKLGDYIETGSVRGIVKRISVRATEIETFQRQTIIVPNSSLINNNVSNWTRPSKIGRIDIPLTVSTTLDPERVVEMLLEVASVIEGVLKNPAPQVSFTAFDSKNFSFTLAVYVPNITSTSKVTNALHFILYKRFVEEGILQC; from the coding sequence ATGTATTCACTTTTAAAGAGAGCCTTCCCTTTTTTCTTAATTTTTTTGACTAATATTTTCTCTAGTGCTTTTGCATGGGGAGATTTAGAATCAACATCACAATCGGTTGAGATTGATAAAATTATTCAACAGCAAGGAATGATTATTGAGTCTCTTGTGCAAGATATTAAAATTTTACAAGTAAGCTTAAAAAGTAAACCAGAAGATGAACATGTTTTGACAAAATGGCGGTTGCAGGCACGAGATATCAGTAAGAAAGCTTTAGAAGGAGCATCTATTTTACGCATTTCTCTTAATGATATTAATGAGATTATTAATCAGTTGACTATACTAGGTGATAATACAAAAAATTTGGAAAATGAGAAAAAAGAGTACTCAAATATCACAGAACAAAAAAATAAAATTAATAGTGCACTTAATAAATTGGAAGAAATATTTTTAGCTGCAAATAAGATAGCAGAATTGACGATTTCTCAGTCTCGAGAGCTTTTTGCACGTATGCTTACACAAAGGTTTGAATTTTCAATATCAATGGTTCAAGATGTTATTGAAAAAACCAAAGAGGTCTTTGGTGATTTTTTATTATTATTTGATTCTTGGTGGAAATTTGTACTTTACTTTAAACCTTTACAATTATTTTTTGCTTTTTTTATTCCATTTATTGTTACTTTAGGTCTTTCATATTTTTCTAGTAAATCTATTGCTTATGTAAAGTTTTATTTTCTCAAAAAGAATGATGAGATATCTTATTTACAGCGTTTATTGATTGCTTTGATTTCAATTTTACTTCCTTCTTTTATATGTGCTATTTATGTTTATCTGACATTATTTTTATTTCGCAGTCTTGGTTTATATCTAGGAATACTTACAGAAGTATTTTATACGATAGGACACCAAATTATCTTAGTCTTTTTATTGAATCGTATAACAGTTATTCTTTTATCGCCATATAGAGCGCATATACGTCTTTTGAACGTTGCACCGTTGGCAGCATATCAATTGATAGTTTGTCTGACTCTTTTAGGTATGGTTTTTGCATTAGATACTATTATAGATAGTATTTATCGAATAATATCAGTATCTTTTTCTTTGATTATTGAGAAAAGCTTTATTTCTGTTTTCCTTATGGCAGTCTTGTTATTTATTATCTCGTTTGTACCTTTGCAGTTTAGGCGTCAAAGTACAAGAGAGGAAGCACCGTCTTGGCTGTTTTGTATACGTATTCCAATCATTATGCTTGGATTGTTGCTGATCATAATAGCTTTCTTAGGTTATATTGGTTTAGCTCGTTTTATTATGCAACAGGTTGTGATCTGTAGTGTATTTTTGGCGTTGATGTATTTGGGTGTGCGAAGTGCTTGTGCTATCGGAATTGAAGGGGAGTTTATCAGAACGAGTGTTGGTCGTTCTTTGGTAAGACGGTTTCATTTAGAAGAAAAAACAATGAATCGATTGGGAATTATTAGCAGTATTTTTCTCAATTTGATTGTTATTGTATTTTGTACGGTGCCGATTGTTATGCAATTTGGTTTTTCATATTCCGATATAGGTACAATATTGTTGCAATTAATGACCAGTATTCAAATTGGTAGTATATCTATTTCTTTGATTTCTGTTGTCATGGGAATAATCGTTTTTTTTATCTGTTTGTTTTTTAGCCGCCTATTTGTTAGGTGGTTAGATATTACGGTGCTAGTGCGTGGAGAGTTCGATTCTGGCGTACGTAATTCTATCAAAACAGTCATAACTTATGGTGGCGTTGCCATATCAACCTTAATAGGGTTATCAATAGCAGGTTTAAATGTTAGGAATTTTGCGCTTATTGCTGGTGGGCTTTCGCTTGGTATTGGTTTTGGTTTGCAGAATATCGTCCAGAATTTTGTATCTGGTCTTATTATTTTGATTGGGCGACCTTTTAAATTAGGGGATTATATAGAAACTGGATCAGTGCGTGGTATTGTAAAACGCATCAGTGTACGTGCGACAGAAATTGAAACATTTCAGCGTCAGACAATTATTGTTCCAAATTCAAGCCTTATTAATAATAATGTGAGCAATTGGACGCGTCCTAGTAAAATAGGGCGAATTGATATACCTCTTACTGTTTCAACTACCCTTGATCCAGAGCGTGTTGTTGAAATGTTATTGGAGGTTGCTTCAGTAATAGAAGGAGTTTTAAAAAATCCTGCACCACAGGTGAGTTTTACAGCATTTGATAGTAAGAATTTTTCATTTACTTTAGCTGTTTATGTACCTAATATTACTTCTACTTCTAAGGTAACTAATGCACTTCATTTTATACTTTATAAGCGTTTTGTTGAAGAAGGAATTTTGCAATGCTAA